Genomic DNA from Papilio machaon chromosome 14, ilPapMach1.1, whole genome shotgun sequence:
cctccggtaccacactcatatTCTGTGATATAGGAGAGGATATGAAGAAGGAAGAAATAGAAGGAGTGAACTGGACCGTGGTTTTACAATTGAGTCGTGCAATAATTCTACTAAGTTATTATCATcaactcactatacgtctccaataaggggctcggagcctaccctaagttaggggtgacaagACCATAGTTAACCATgatggcccagtgcgggttggtggacttcacacatatctttgaattttttagcAAGTATTTGCAGGTTGAATCATAgtatgttttcctttaccgtatgaacgtcggataaatgtaaatcgaaaaacacattggtacatggcgggatttgaatCCAGGAACTGAAGATTGTAAGTGCATAgctcctgagccaccgatgctctaCTACTAAGTACTAACAACTAATTTAaggatttaatattaattgtgaacgtaaacaattaaataaagtttaataaacaacagtacaaatatttaatacagattttattttatttttaacgttcCTATAACttctttaacaaaactatCTTACCTCAAAGTTTATTACTtctgaaaaattttatattttttatcgtcaAATTATACCTTCGCATTAGCAGTGTGTTGTGAATTCGCCCATTCGTAAAAATGACTATTAATTAcatgacatttaaataaataaagacaatgttataataacatGTTAAGGCAGTCGATAACAGCTTATATCTGAATCTTTCACGGTACAGGTAATATTGTGTCAGAGAAAAACGATAGGTAATCGCTAAAACGGAGGACTGACACAAGCTAACTTTACGATGATAGGAAAACAATTTTGGGtgcatttgtttttacattttacaaatcttactaataaaatgcgaatgtttggatcgATGGTCggatgtttgttcgaaggtatgtatctccggaacgcaaaacggatcttgataaaattttgcacagacgtagaacatagtctggaagaatacatggaccacttatatattttcttaattgcgcgcggacggagtcgacggcgatagctagtttttaaataaatgtaactatCATAGTAATGCGCTGGATTATTCgtcgtaaaaaatattaataacatgcAAATTAACGAATTAGAcacttaacaataaaaactattaatggaacataataaatacttttttttgttaacccGGGGAGTGCGTACACTTCGCCTTACGTGCTGCGGGGGCAGCAGGGACGGCTTCTTGGGGTACTCCCGGCCTTAAAAGGCCGTAgtacccactaaaccccgcGGTGTTCTCCTTCGCCTGACCGGGCTGTGGCATCTACGTTAGTTTATCCACGGCTTAGCTAGGGGCAccccttttttatatcaaaaaggtggcaaacgagcaaacagacacctggattcgccgaaatagcgaggcaaccgctgcccatagacatccgcatatgcacggagaaggggacgcacagaaagaggacatatCTCCTTCCCTTGCGTCCCCtgttccgccaaatccacttccccttcccatcctttcctaataagaagaGGGTGGAAacgaaaagaggactaaaattaggcctccggcaccacactcatcagacgaaacgcggaattgcttccacttcacgcctgtcttctgtgtggtcgtggtatttcaccgggcgagccggccaattcgtgcaactgatgttgttgttgctggcgtctaccactgttaaccACCCTTAGCGACGGGTAGTATCCTACATTGGGAGAGCGGGCAGAGAGGAGAGTTGGATGGCCTCAGGTGTTCCCCAGGGGTCCGTATTAGGGCCCctgctgtggaacatcggattTGATTGGGCCATCCGCGTAGAGGTGCTCTCCCGGGTGACGGTCATCTGTTATGCAGATGACACGCTGgtagccgtccgggacaccacctgaAATAGATTAAAGAGGAGGGCTGAGGTCGGAGCTACACTGTTGACCCGGAGGATCGAGGCAATAGGCTTCTGAGTGGCCCTCAGCAAGACCGAGGCCCTTTGCTTCAAAGAGCCGAGGTGGAGGGTACCTGCGGGGGCCACCCTCCGGGTCAACGGCGAAGAGGTCGGGGTCAGGCCCGGATAAAATATCTGGGTCTTGTCCTCGACGAGTGCTGGCTGTTGCCTCCTGGGCGCGGGCTGAGCAAAGAGCCCGGGGCGAAATACCGACCCCGGAGGAGCCCGTGCCCGGGAGACGAGGAGAAAGACGACCGTGGAGCTCTGGGCGAGTGGCCTAGCGCGCGCCGAATATGGCGTGCGCAtcatagaggccatacgcccacaGCTCCTGGAATGGTGTGGGAGGAGCCACGGGTCCCTCACCTTCCGACTGATACAGGTGCTGTCCGGGCAAGGCTGTTTCAGGCGGTACCTGtgtcggatcggaagggaGGAGACGGTGCTGTGCCACGGGTGCGGCAACGGCGAGGATACGGCGCACCGCACACTGgaagtgtgctgcgcctggacAAGGTGATGCGCCGCACCCCTAGCACACCCGTAACCTCTTTTTTCCAGAGGggaatgcttaatgcatactccgtgcctcggggCAGACATGGTAGTTTttgtgagattctctccccgaatgggagcatacccactaaaaccctcTGTTCCCTCAAGGCCATTATAtggggcgccacgggatcACGTGAGTTTGCAACCGCGACGCCCCACTGACCGCCCCGGGTAGGGGCCCTCACTGCGCCCCTAAAGGGGTGCTGCGCCTGTAGACGCTCCTCGAAGACGACAccgtgcaatgcaggttcgGGATCCCCGCCCTCCCCCGCTGGTGACCTCTAGGGTTTATAGAGACCCATCTCTTGGCCCCCGTCTTGTTCAAGACAGGGGCCCGCGGTCCCAGTGGTGATGAGTCACCGGGATTACGCGATGTGACGCAGGATCACACGCCATCGTATAACAGCTTTGCAAGCAGAGTGTTACCGAGGTCGTGCTCCCACGTACCGACCAGCGGCCATTAGAAgagagaatctcacataaacacattggtacatggcgggattcgaacccaggacctgcaagTTGCAAGTCATgtgccaccgacgctcattACATCACATTATTTAGAGAACGAATTTCTTTTACTATACTTGCTtgtgaaaaaaacaatttcacaaATACATCCAAATTAATACTTGCAACACGTAAAGAAAGATCATTGATACTCgtaaaaagtaatttgaaataatacaaCGTTAAAGATTCGCGCGTTTTTCCTAAATAGCTAAATAGCTAAATAGGTCCAAAAAACAACCTGTTAACTATATCCAATTAAACCCAATGTCAGTTCTCAAATCtactatttaatcaaaaatgatGACTGGTCGAATTTTTCGTCCTTCCATTATTGTCAAATGTATAAAACTGcgtatttttgaattttcgaCATCTTTTTATCACAGTAAGTAAACGTGTCGTGTTACCagtgataaattatatttcttataatgtATAAAGATATCTATATTTACTTCTGCTTAATTGCTTTAATGCCTCTTAAATCTCATGtaagttatatcaaaataattatgtatgaaCATCCTgtgttacttatttttacatctctgttttattttttgtaaatagaaaTTCGAGTAGTGTCGTGAATTCATTCCAGTCCAATGTTTTCTTCTCTTCTTTATCTGTTCGATTTGTTTCTATTCTAGTACTCATATCACATATTCAAGCCATATCTGGTTTCCAAATTTCAGTTAatcctatgtttttttttaaaagaaaagaagtaTATGTATACTATATGTAGAAGAACTATAATATAGCGTCAAGTTCAACTTTTCTATCAATACCAAATACTAACAAAGTGCTAACattcaagtaaatatttttttatacttcagGCAATGACTGCGGAACAAAGAGCCGCAATTCATGAGCATTTCGAAGAATTGGGATTAGAATGTATGAAGGATTATCCCATTAATGAAGaagatgttaataatttaagagcTAATAAAATCGGAAGCGGTGAAAATGTACCATGTTTCTTGTCGtgtttattgaataaagtCGGAATTGTAAGTAGATTTGCATGAGTGTATCGAAAAAGAGATGCATTTAAAGTCATTCGgagtcaaatttaaaaataaatcttaattaaacttttagatGGACGACAAAGGTATGTTGCAGAAAGAAACGGCTCTTGAAAACGCCCAAAAAGTTTTTGGTGATACTGAAGAATTGAAACTTATTCAGGGTTACCTGCATACTTGCTCGCATAGTAAGCAACTTTGcattttcaaaaacattataaaagtttacaacccttaacattgttttaaaattagataaaaatctgT
This window encodes:
- the LOC106720048 gene encoding uncharacterized protein LOC106720048 isoform X1; the encoded protein is MYKDIYIYFCLIALMPLKSHAMTAEQRAAIHEHFEELGLECMKDYPINEEDVNNLRANKIGSGENVPCFLSCLLNKVGIMDDKGMLQKETALENAQKVFGDTEELKLIQGYLHTCSHINGETVSDGEKGCDRALLAFNCMLEKAYQFGFDF
- the LOC106720048 gene encoding uncharacterized protein LOC106720048 isoform X2; its protein translation is MTAEQRAAIHEHFEELGLECMKDYPINEEDVNNLRANKIGSGENVPCFLSCLLNKVGIMDDKGMLQKETALENAQKVFGDTEELKLIQGYLHTCSHINGETVSDGEKGCDRALLAFNCMLEKAYQFGFDF